One Babylonia areolata isolate BAREFJ2019XMU chromosome 27, ASM4173473v1, whole genome shotgun sequence DNA window includes the following coding sequences:
- the LOC143301654 gene encoding uncharacterized protein LOC143301654, giving the protein MTMPTTTAQQSPMQWCAAPTLPVFTGEPGETSAEDFVTEAERVLAAYPMGDEMAAYFIYSHLQGPARRELMLRDLEDTNTPEKVTGILLGVFGDGRRVTTLLSILFSRVQQPEESIMDYSHALRSMERTIQMKTTGALTADMLRDHFISGLRNTLLKRELRQVVRREPQTTFIQARDEALRLQRELEEDQQQQHAREQMARLGDKLLLLEGKVRSMQGLVSGLVGQRDEVLVKNRAVGKKKRKKVGKGKIQSAVGNRISPNHNKGKDFPKVKSKVSHNEIHRDFHNGLKGRDHKLQERISDKLMKSHSVSDCNGDDPCWDEWVLLPMPPDPGIPGQCWKKENGVDCQAAVKTPRPSRKSVCTGLCETSTRSHLKPEMHMSCGSKGARMSAQMDRNWDGRLTGSILPKCSAMYKTNANRLSVSRIAAVAC; this is encoded by the coding sequence ATGACCATGCctactaccacagcacagcagtcccccatgcagtggtgtgcggcacccacactgccagtgttcactggtgagccaggcgagacgtcggctgaggacttcgtcactgaggcggagagggtcctggccgcataccccatgggagacgagatggctgcatacttcatctacagccatctgcagggaccCGCACGCAgagagctgatgctgcgggacctggaggacaccaacaccccagagaaggtgaccggcattctgctgggggtgttcggtgacggacggcgtgtcaccacactactgtccatacttttcagcagggtacagcagccggaggagtccatcatggactactctcatgctctgcgcagcatggagagaaccatccagatgaagacgactggggccctcaccgctgacatgctgagggaccacttcatcagtggcctccggaacaccttgttgaaaagggagctgcgccaggtagtgaggcgagagcctcaaaccaccttcatccaggcaagagatgaagccctgaggctgcagagagagctggaagaggaccaacaacagcaacatgccagggaacagatggcacgactgggggacaaactgttgttgttggagggaaAAGTCAGGTCCATGCAGGGGCTAGTGTCAGGTCTAGTTGGTCAGAGAGATGAGGTTTTAGTTAAGAACAGAGCTGTgggcaaaaagaaaaggaagaaagtcgGGAAAGGAAAAATCCAGTCAGCAGTGGGGAATAGGATTTCCCCAAACCACAACAAGGGTAAAGATTTCCCCAAAGTAAAGAGCAAGGTTtcccacaatgaaatacacagagaCTTCCACAATGGTCTCAAGGGGCGGGATCACAAACTGCAAGAAAGGATTTCAGATAAACTGATGAAGAGCCATTCAGTAAGTGACTGCAATGGTGATGATCCATGCTGGGATGAATGGGTGCTGTTGCCCATGCCACCTGATCCAGGGATTCCTGGTCAATGTTGGAAGAAGGAGAATGGCGTAGACTGTCAAGCTGCAGTCAAGACTCCCAGACCATCACGCAAATCTGTGTGcactggtttgtgtgagactaGCACCAGGTCTCATCTGAAGCCTGAAATGCACATGTCTTGTGGCTCAAAAGGTGCTAGAATGTCGGCTCAAATGGATAGGAACTGGGATGGGAGACTGACAGGGTCAATACTCCCAAAATGTAGTGCTATGTACAAGACTAATGCGAACCGCCTTTCAGTGAGTAGAATTGCTGCTGTAGCCTGCTAG